TACGCCGTCCCGAACTGGAGGTGCTATGTCAATGCGGCGAAGAAGACGCCGAACGACCCCCGTTTCAGCTCGCAATGGCAGCACAAGGTGATGAGGTCCGAAGAGGCCTGGAACCTTCACACGGGCACGAACAACGTCACGGTCGCGATCGTCGACACGGGCGTCCTGATCACGCACGAAGACCTGAAAGCGGGCATGGTCAAGGGCTACAACTCGGTCGACCGTAAGGCCGAAGTGGACGGCGGCGACGTCGTCGACGTCCATGGCCACGGCACCCATTGTGCCGGTGACGCGGCTGCGCTCGGGAACAACGGGATCGGGCTCGTCGGCGAAGGATGGAACTTCAAGATCATGCCGATCCGGGCTTCGCTCAACGGTAGCGCCTCGTTCGACGACCTGTTCAACGGTGCGATGTGGGCCGCCGACCACGGCGCCAAAGTCGTCAGCGTGAGCTTCTCCGGCGTGGACAGCCCCGCCGTCAATACGACCGGTACGTATGTCAAGGGCAAAGGCGGACTCCTCTTGTGGGCGGCCGGGAACGACGCACGCGACCTGAGCGGCTTCAGCCATCCGGACACCATCGTCGTCGGCGCGACCAACTCGTCCGACACGAGGGCCGGCTTCTCGGCCTATGGCAAGGGCGTGGCCGTCTTCGCACCCGGCGAGGGCATCTGGTCCACGACCGTCGACGGCGGCTACGGCGCCGCGAGCGGCACGAGCATGGCGACCCCGATCGCGAACGGCGTCTGCGCCCTGATCTGGTCGATCAACCCGTCCTTGAAGCCCAAACAGGTCCAGACGATCCTTTACAACAACTGCGACCAGATCGGCTCCCCGTCGATCTACGGGCACGGCCGGGTCAACATGCTGAAGGCGGCGCAAGCGGCGATGGCGACCAGGACGATCGCCATCGACTACAAGCCGGCGACGCTCAGCCTGTTGCAGGGAACGTACGTTTCGGGCAATCTGGGCATGGTCCAGAACGGCACCGGTGCTGGCTATGTCGCCAAGAGCGTCAAGGTCAACGGAGTGGGCGAGTCGTCGATCGCCAAGATGGACTTCAAGCTGGGCTATAGCGCAGGCGCGACCGAGTCGGTCGTATCGAGCTTCAAGCTCTCGACCTCGAAGGGCAGCAACTCGACCGTCCAAGTGTTCTTCTGGAACTTCAGCACGGGCCGTTACGACATGATCAAGACGACTCCGATGCCGAACGACGGATCGGTGTTCACCTTCAGCCATTCGTACAACGCCAGTATCGCGAACTACCTGGCCACGGACAAGACGCTGAGGGTCGCCGTCCGCGCGTTCTCGCCGGTCGGTCGGCGCGGCGAGCCGGGCAGCCCGTTCCAGCTCACGCTGAAGCAAGGCAAACTCACCGCCAACGTCCTTCCGTAAGACGGACGCTGGACCGGACGACAGCCCTCGAGGCCTCACGGCCTCGGGGGCTTTTTCTTGGACCGGGCTGAACGCGGCACTCGTGGGGTTCCATGGCCCAGCGGACAAACGGCACCGGGCTCGGCCCGCGCAGTACGGTCGCAAGACAGGCCTTCGCCGGGGGCAGGACGGCCTGCATCGATGCCCTTTGAAGGGCGAACAGGACAAAGGCGTGGAAACGGCCAGGCTGGCGACCGACGTTCGGGCGCTGCACGGAGCAGACACCGTCGAAAGGGTTGGCACGCACGGACACCGTCTCGTGCACGGGGACGGAAAGGCCCGGCAACGCGGACGGGCCAGAGAAGCCCCTTCGAATCGGGCAGCCGCCGACTTGACAAGAATCGGATCCGGCAAGAGGACGTTGGTCGTCGAGGGCATGCGACAAGGGCGTCAGGTCCGGATCAAAGAAAAAGCCCCCGCCCGATCTGGGCGGGGGCTGTCGGATTCGAGCCGACCGGGCGTTACTCGCTCTTCGTCTCGTCCGATGCCGGCTTTTGGACCGGCTTGGGAGCGGCGCTCGACTGCTCGGGGATGGCGTCGGGGCCGGAAGCGGCCGCCATCTCGCTACCGAACGAGCCTCGCTTGGAGTACCACACCGCGTAGCCCAGCGCGATCACCGCGACAGCCGTCACGCCGGCCGAAACGGCCACCGGAACCGGCATGATGATCACCGGAGCGAGCAGTAGTGCGATCAGGTTCATGACCTTGATCAGCGGGTTGAGGGCCGGACCCGCGGTGTCCTTGAACGGGTCACCGACCGTGTCGCAGACGACGCCGGCCTTATGGGCTTCCGTCCCCTTGCCACCGTGGAGGCCGTCCTCGATCAGCTTCTTCGCGTTGTCCCAGATCCCGCCCGAATTGGCGAGGAGGACGGCAAGGAGCTGGCCGGAGAGGATACAGCCGGCGAGGAACCCGCCGAGAGCTTGAGCGCCCGTCAGGTTGTAGGCCACGCCGTTGATCTCGACCGGTGTGTTCCCGATGCTGAAGCCGTAAGCGACGGCGATCGGGAGCGCGATGGCGAGGATGCCGGGGCCGGCCAACTCGCGCTGGGCGGCCGTCGTCACGATCTCGACGCACTTGCCGTAGTTCGGCTTGGACGTGCCCGCCATGATCCCCGGGTCGTTCCGGAACTGGGAACGCACTTCGTTGATCAACTGGAAGGCCGCACGGCCGACCGCATTGATCGAGAAGGCGGAGAACAGGTAGGGCGCGGCGCCGCCGACGATAAACCCGAGGAAGATCTGCGGGACGTCGATGCGCATGCCGACCGACTCGAGCTTGGCCGCTTCCACAAAGGAGTGGAAGAGGGCCGTCGCCGCCACGACGGCAGTGGCGATCGCGAAGCCCTTGGTGAGGGCTTTCGTCGTGTTGCCTGCCGCGTCGAGGCGCTGGATGCCCTTGCTGGCGACCGGGTTGTCGTGTCCCGCACCGGACATCTCGAAGACGCCCTGGGCGTTGTCGCTGATCGGGCCGAAGGTGTCCATCGCGAGGATGTAGCCCGTGGTCGTCAGCAGGCCGAGGCCGACCAGTGCGATGCCGTAGAACGACAAGATGAAGTTGCCGTACAACGCGACCGGGAAGATCATCATCGGAGCCATCAGACACAACACGATCGCGATCGCGTTGAAGAAGGACGATTCCGAGGCCAAAGCGAAGCCTTGGATGATCATCGGGGCCGGGCCGGCCGTAGCCACCTGGGCGACTTCCTTGACGGGCTTGCGGTCAAGGCTGACATAGTAGTCGGTCAACCTCTCGAACAAGTACGCCATAGCGATGCCGAAGAGGATACAGGCGACGAACGTCCACCAGGGAACCAGCTTCTTGACCAACCGGACGGTCGTCACGGAGTCGCTCGCGGGCATGGCCGCCATCTGGTTGGGGTTCGCCTTTTGCTTCGCCAGCGCCTCGTTGACGCGCTTGACGTCCGCCTTGAAGAACGTCAACGGCTGGATGGGCTGGACGCGCTCGATCTTGACCTCGTTCTTAGGGTCGTCGACGGCCGCGATCAGCTTGCCTTCGTCGTT
This genomic window from Armatimonadota bacterium contains:
- a CDS encoding S8 family serine peptidase, giving the protein MAADAVGWNIMYKRLIFSGLAALLSAAPALAAGAGGVNGPFIEQKGVLEFTRTLIVRPLQAVALAQRGYDSQTIAAVQRRAADRLRPYRLKYYAKTDWSIVQIPFYSDENDMSKALMATGDYEYAVPNWRCYVNAAKKTPNDPRFSSQWQHKVMRSEEAWNLHTGTNNVTVAIVDTGVLITHEDLKAGMVKGYNSVDRKAEVDGGDVVDVHGHGTHCAGDAAALGNNGIGLVGEGWNFKIMPIRASLNGSASFDDLFNGAMWAADHGAKVVSVSFSGVDSPAVNTTGTYVKGKGGLLLWAAGNDARDLSGFSHPDTIVVGATNSSDTRAGFSAYGKGVAVFAPGEGIWSTTVDGGYGAASGTSMATPIANGVCALIWSINPSLKPKQVQTILYNNCDQIGSPSIYGHGRVNMLKAAQAAMATRTIAIDYKPATLSLLQGTYVSGNLGMVQNGTGAGYVAKSVKVNGVGESSIAKMDFKLGYSAGATESVVSSFKLSTSKGSNSTVQVFFWNFSTGRYDMIKTTPMPNDGSVFTFSHSYNASIANYLATDKTLRVAVRAFSPVGRRGEPGSPFQLTLKQGKLTANVLP
- a CDS encoding sodium/proton-translocating pyrophosphatase; translated protein: MMGGMSEQSKIYSHEFVSREEAEFQQRKAILDVRDRLAKTKKVEKDQVTSDDVAKDPEITKLIADEQERTGAVSSALTMPESMVKKPEPMHGYVPFDAKDKNSKVGQYATQFVPMDKAVNADPSKAPEPIVDTIANRIASGGDLRVFTVNVTMTPTAQPGQPKPEERTNKVYIGPVSRTDLDAVIKNATKNPGSPKIQVEGEGRKVEFFTNDEGKLIAAVDDPKNEVKIERVQPIQPLTFFKADVKRVNEALAKQKANPNQMAAMPASDSVTTVRLVKKLVPWWTFVACILFGIAMAYLFERLTDYYVSLDRKPVKEVAQVATAGPAPMIIQGFALASESSFFNAIAIVLCLMAPMMIFPVALYGNFILSFYGIALVGLGLLTTTGYILAMDTFGPISDNAQGVFEMSGAGHDNPVASKGIQRLDAAGNTTKALTKGFAIATAVVAATALFHSFVEAAKLESVGMRIDVPQIFLGFIVGGAAPYLFSAFSINAVGRAAFQLINEVRSQFRNDPGIMAGTSKPNYGKCVEIVTTAAQRELAGPGILAIALPIAVAYGFSIGNTPVEINGVAYNLTGAQALGGFLAGCILSGQLLAVLLANSGGIWDNAKKLIEDGLHGGKGTEAHKAGVVCDTVGDPFKDTAGPALNPLIKVMNLIALLLAPVIIMPVPVAVSAGVTAVAVIALGYAVWYSKRGSFGSEMAAASGPDAIPEQSSAAPKPVQKPASDETKSE